The Desulfofundulus luciae genome includes the window TAACCAAGACGGCGATGATCCCGTTGCGCCGTGCCAGATCAGACCTGGCCAGGTAGGGAAAGGACATGCCCAGGAGAAACACCTCCCCCCGCCAGGCAATGGGATTGAGGCTGGCCCGGATGATGGTTTTGAAATCGTGTTGGAGCATCGGGAACAGGTTGGCCAGTTGCATGTGCCCGGATACCAGAATGAGAATTAAGCCAAAGAGGGTAAACATCATGGGGTAAACCAGTTCCATGACCCGGGCTATCACCTCCAGGCCCTGGTACACGCCGTAGCTGCACACAGCAACCATTAAAGTGGCATAAACTACCTGCGGGGTTTGGGGCATAATGGTGGCGGCAACCAGCTCACCGAATTCCCGCACGATCACTCCGTTCACGTGCAGAAAAAATAGCACGTAGAAAAAGGCGATGATTTTTCCCAGCCAGGGGCCCAGCAGTTTTTCTATGTACTGCACAATGGTCCGGTCGGGAAAACGCCGGCCCAGGGCTGTGATTACCAGGATGACGTAAAAACCGGGCAGGGTGGCCAGAAGCGGGGCTACCCAGGCATCCCTCCCCGCTATGGATGCGGTAAGTCCGGGCAAAAAGACCAGGGCCGTAGCACCGACAACATTGATTAGCAAATATACCATTTGCAGACCTGAAATCTTCCCCGGATCGTGC containing:
- a CDS encoding GerAB/ArcD/ProY family transporter; the protein is MHDPGKISGLQMVYLLINVVGATALVFLPGLTASIAGRDAWVAPLLATLPGFYVILVITALGRRFPDRTIVQYIEKLLGPWLGKIIAFFYVLFFLHVNGVIVREFGELVAATIMPQTPQVVYATLMVAVCSYGVYQGLEVIARVMELVYPMMFTLFGLILILVSGHMQLANLFPMLQHDFKTIIRASLNPIAWRGEVFLLGMSFPYLARSDLARRNGIIAVLVIGLILTLNAIACTAVFGVTTGRLNFATFELVRLAGFGTFLTRLDAIWIIIWIVGIFGKVALFHYAAIMGTVQLLRLKDHRTVIVPLSILLIALSLSQFENLTEMVAWITGPWIPYAYLFEMGIPTVLLLLAFLREKSAFKRNP